The following is a genomic window from Spirosoma foliorum.
CAAAGCAGTAACAAAACCCTCTGCCCTCTTTCCTACGCCTTCCTTCGTATCGTCGAAAAACTCGACCATTAGAATCGCCTTCGGATCACCTTCTACGAACTCCCTATTTTTGAGTTGCTCGATGTTGGTTTTCGTCAGTTGCAAAATGTAATCATCCACCAGTTCCGATGCCGAACAGTTATGCGCCAGCGCCACTAAATTCGCTTCAAGCGACTGCCGAATGGTTGGGAAATGCGCGCAAACCAGCGCCGTTTCTTTCGGTGGCAGCGGGAGTAAGTTAAGTTTGGCTTCGGTGATAAAGCAAAGCGTCCCTTCTGAACCAGCGATGAGTTGGGCGAAGTTGAATTGGGGGGAAGAAAGGGAGGAGATGGACGAAGGGGAGGAAACGGTAGAGGCAGTCTGATTATTCTCCCTTTTCTCCCACTCGTCCCTTTCCTCCTTCTCCTCCCAAAATTTCACCATCGCATCCAGCGCATACCCCGTATTCCGCCGTGTAACGGTTGGTTTAGGGTAGCCTTCCCGTATGTGCTGGCGAACGTCGGGTTTTGAGAGCCAGTCGCGGAATTGAACGTATAGGCGCTGTTCTAGCGGGCTTACTACATTTTCTCCTCTGCATTTTGCATCGAATTGTGCCTGATTGAGCGAACCGAACGTTACTTCGGCACCATCGCTCAATACCACCCGTACTTCGAGCAGGTGATCGCGGGTGGTGCCCCAGATGATGGAGTGTAGACCACAAGAGTTGTTGCCAATCATGCCACCAATCATCGCCCGACTGGCCGTAGAGGTTTCGGGACCGAATAGCAAACCGTGCGGTTTCAGGAAGGCATTCAGATCGTCGCGAATGACGCCCGGTTGCACACGAACCCATTTTTCGTCGGCATTGACTTCCTGAATTTTTCCAAAATACTTAGATATATCAACGACAATTCCACTGCCCACTACCTGCCCGGCGAGCGACGTGCCAGCCGCTCGGGGAATCAGACCGATGTTATGCTGTTGGGCAAAGCGAAGGAGCCGCTTGATGTCGGCAACGGACTTGGGCAGCGCTACCGCCACTGGCATTTCCTGATACACGGAGGCATCAGTTGCATACAAAATTCGCTGGGCGGTATGTTCAGGCGATTCATCGAAATACAAATCACCCTCAAAGGAGGGAAGTAAGGTTGCGAAAGGGATTTTAGGGGTTATCAGGAACATAGCAGAGTAGGCATCAAACAGGCCATAAAGATACAAAAACCGAAGTGCGTTTGTGGAAATAAGCTATTCCCGCCATCAATCTGCAAAAACCATTTACTGCCATGACAACACGCCGAACCTACTCGCCCGTACGCTTTGATTTCGCTCCTTTCGTGGGCGTAGCCCTATTGTTGATTGTATTTTTTGTGTTCACGAAAGCGATTCGGCGTCCTGTAATTATGGGCGTTACGGTACCCGCTGGTTGCCGTAAATATGAGTTGCCAACCTACCCAAAAAAGATTGTCACGTTATTTTTGATGGGCGACAACCGAATTGGGTTTATGCAGTACTGGCATGGCGACGATATGGTTGAATTACAGCAAACGGATTTCAGGCCAGAAGGCATCCGTAAACTGTTAGCAACGGTTGGGAAATCGGCTGAGGACAATGACGTGGCTATTGTTATAAAACCTACTTCGTTGGCTACCTTCGGGAATGTTGCTAATGCGTTGAAAGAACTCAAACTTGCCGAAAACCTGCCTTATTTATTCGTATCTGATCTTAGCGCGAATGAGCAACGCATGCTGAGTTATTACGAGCGAATTTTCATGGGTGACTCGTCGATACGAGATACTGTGTTTTTGAAAGTGCCGCCGTATTATCTGGCCGACAACTTATAGGCTCTAATCACGCTAATTACTGTACTGACACCAACCAAGGCGATAAAAAGAAAGGATGGCCAGAGACTGACTTGCTTCTGGTGATGGATACTGGCCCAGCTTATTTGACCCGCAATGCACAAAAATAATCCTGCTACTAAAAACCGAATCGTAGCAAATAACTGATCGAAATTCTGCCGCTGATGGACTGTATTGTCAGGCGTACGTGGGCCAGGGAAATTCATCAGTTCAGTAGGTGTATACCGAATTGCCCATAAGACTCCAACTATACATAGGCAAACAATAGGAAGTATTAATAAAGTGTCAGGACTGCCGAAATGATCAGCCTGCCCGTTTCCATTGAAATGGGTTGGTATAGGGCCGGTAAGTAAGATTGAGCCAGTGACAGATACACCAACTAACGTAATAAGCAGGAAGATCGTCAGGCGATTTGCATTACGCTCGTAGGGACTTGCAGATGTCTTCATACCCCTATGACTTCCTTCTGCCCGATTTGCCACTATCTAGGATTCGTTTTAATCGCCCACCAACGAAACTACCGACAAATGACAAAATCATGGAACCGTAGAGACCGAAGTTTTCGAGTTCAATGTGAAAGGAATTGGTGGGGTGTTCAAGAAAGAACATGTAAACGATCCAGATCGAACCGGCCTGAATCAAAGCTAGAAACCAACCTTTGCGAGGCTCTAGAAAACCGAGGGTTGTGGCTAGAATAGTGGCTACCAGATAGGGGAGATGGGCAGCAATGGCAACGCGTATGCAGTATAAAATAAGGGCGCTGCCGAGTAAGGTCAGGATACTATTGAGAAATAGCCGTCGGTCAAAAAAGGGAGTGGCCATGTTAAAATGTATGATGTAGGATATATGATGTATTTTCGATCATACGCCATATATCCTACATCATACATCTTTTATTGGTTCACGTAAACGCTTCCGCTGCTGGCGGTGAGTGTTACAGGAATGCCACCACCGTTCAGGGTTCCTCTGATGCGGTCTTTTTCGGTGTCACCATTGAAGTTGTTCAGCGGGATCTTGATGCTGTTGCCGCTCAGATTCAGCGTGATGCCTTTATCGAGAGGCATTTTTACGCGAACGCTGCCGGCGCTGGTCGATAACCGAACGGGACCGGTCAATTTCGAGATGCTCACGTCAACACCACCTGCGCTGGTGCTGGCGTCGATACTGCCAACAATATTGGCAATCCGTACTGATCCACCCGACGTGCCTGCTTTAATATCGCCTTCAAGGCTTTCGCCGTTGATGCTGCCACCACTGGTTTGTGCGTCGATATCGCCTTTCAAATCTGCAAGCCGGATGCTGCCACCCGAGGTATGCAGACGCATGTTGCCTGTTGAGGATTTACCTTCAATCGATCCGCCTGAAGTTTGTAGATCCAGCCGTCCTGAATTACCCGCCTGGCAACCATCGAAGTGGATAGAGCCGCCTGAAGTTTGTCCGTTAATATCGCCGTCTACATCGTTCATGTGCAGGCTACCCCCGCTGGTACGGAATTTCTGGTTGCCGCTCAGAGAGGCCAGATGGATGCTGCCACCCGAGGTGCGGAGATCAGTAGTTACTTTGCGAGGTGTGTAGAATTTGAAGCTGATACTTAAGCTGTTTTTCCAGTTGTTAAGATTATTGTGGCGTTTGGCCGTGGCAACGATGGTGCCGCCTTCCTGAGCAATCGTAATATCGTAATCCTTCAGCCGATCTTCGATTTCGGCTTTGTCGAGGTTGCCGTTTCCATTGTTGCCACGGACGTACATTTCCACTTTGGCGTTCATATCGGTACCGCCTTCAATGGTTAAGCTACCGCCAGAGGTTTCGGCGCGTACTGAGTTAATATTGCCCGAGAACGTTTTGACTTGGTAGGGTGTATCCCGGTCGTCTTTAGGATTATTGGCAAGGGCTGTCAGCGAGAAAGTGGCTACGCCCAGTAGAGTTAGGAAGAACTGATTGCGTTTCATACGATTTGTCTTGTTTATACAGCAAAGATGCTAGTCTGGATACGAAGGTTGCATGAGGTTGAATTTCTTCTGCTTTTAGCAACGGATACAGATGTAATAGTAGGGTAGCAAGCGGTGTGCCAGTGAGGTAAATGATTAGTAGTCAGTTGTCTATATTTCTTGATGCTTGTGGGGATTGTCCGTCAACGGACAATAGCTGTTCGCTGGTGGACAGCGTAACCCCACCCCAACCCCTCCCCTGAAAGCAGGGGAGGGGCTAAAAGGCGATAGAGGGGGCCTCATTACCTTCTCAATTAGATTCCAGACTAAACTGCCCCCCTCTCCTGTTTTTCAGGAGAGGGGTTGGGGGTGAGGTAGTTATTTTTTCTTTTTAGGTGCAGCCACCGGCTTCTTCACACCCAGATGATTCAGAGCCGCTTCCAGCACCGTGTCACGACCGGCCTGCCAGTCGGCGGCTGAGGGTTTTACCAGAATCGCTGGCTGAATACCTTTTCCATTCCATTCGGTACCGTCGGGATACATGTCTCGCTTGGTGCAAACACGGGCCATTACCCCACCGGGAAGTGAGAAGGCTAACGGCTGGCCCGTACTGCCACCGGTAGGCTCGCCGATAATTGTACCCCGTTTCATGGCGTCGAATACGACGGCGAAATCTTCGGCGGCCGAAAAGGTTTGGCCGCTGGTGAGCACAACGACTGGTTTTGTGTAGAGATTTTTGCCATTGGCAGGCCAACCGTCGCCATCATCTTCAACGGGTTCAAAAACGACGGATTCGCCACGTACTCGCCGTAATGGACTGTATAGCCGCGACGAATACGAACCCGTTTTCATCGGTTTATCAGTCAGATAACCCAACACATTCCAGCCGTACCCACTATCTCCTCCGCCGTTCTGCCGGATATCGAGAATGAGCGCATTGGTCGTGGCAATAGAGTCAAATGCAGCTTTGAAACCGTTTAGCGCCTGGTTATTTTCGAAGTTGTTGAGCTGCACGTAGGCCACATTGCCGGGTAAAATCCGGAAATTAAACGCGGGGGATGGTTTCAGATTTGAATAGCCTGTTCGCGGTAATAGCCGATTAAACGTTTTCCCCGACGGCTCCCGAAAGGTAATCGAAACCGGTTTATCTTTTGGTCCCCGAAGCAGCCGATACGTATAAGTAGCTACGTCGATATTTTGCGGAGTCGATCCACTCTGGTAGGGGCGTACAAACCGGTCGGCGTATTCAGTAACGGGCAGACCGTCGATGCTAACGATTTCGAGCATGGGTCTAATGCCTGTTTTCTCCAAACTATCTAAACGAACTTCCTGAACCAGCACCTTACCATCTACCAACACTGGCCAGATAGGCGGTTGCCGGGATGTTGAATCCTGTAAGGTTGGATCGCTGGCCCAAACATCGGTATGACCGTCGTGGAGCTGCGCACAGAACGACTGGAGCACTCGCATGTACTCGACCGTAGAGCGGGTAGCCCGAATTTTTGGGAGATACTCCAGATACAGTTTATCCCAATCTACATCAGCAATGTGATCAAAGTAAGCAAAGTTGTATTTCGCTTCCGACCACAACTTTGAGAGGCCGGCCACTTTTTCATCCTCGCTGATATTGGGTTTATAGGGTGTTTTGAGTGCAGTTGAATTAAATAAACGTTCGGCTGCCTGCGCTTTTGCTATCAAAGGAACCAGAATAGGATTCTGGCGGACAGTCGTGAACTCGGCAAGCTCCTTCATATAGCCTGCATAGGCTGGGGCAAATTTCCCCGTCAATGGATAGAGCAGTGTTTGAGCAGCCGTTTCGTTATTTCCGAGTTTCGCCTGGATACGAGCCAGATCAAACGAAATATCACTTTTTCGATAAAACAGCGATTCGTCTTTCTTCGCCAGTTCCTGCACATCGGGGCGATGGTAATAGGCGAGGGCATCCAGTAATATCTGTTCTGCCTTTTTCAAACTGTCGATAGGCGGCTTGTCGGCACCTTTTTGCGCCATTCGGGCGCGGCCTCGTTCATTTTGTAAATACTCGTAAGCCTGGGTACTGGTTAGCGTAGACTGGGCATATGAAGCACTGATACCGACAATGATCGCCAGCAATACCCTTACAACGTAATTCATAGTAATTGATTTAGGATACCTAAAGATGCATCAACGATATGGGAATGGCAATAGGATAAGTTATATGTAGACTTTTTAATCTGTATTGTGAACACCGCACTAATTTTAGGTAATTACTGCATTATCAAAGTAAGTATAATTCTATATTGATATGTTAATTTAATTTTGAATATTTTAAAGAATATAAAATTAAATTTGAATATAAATATTATTAATAGAATATAATTGGTAAAATATAAAAATTATAAGAATATAGTATTGTGATTATCGATTTTGTGGAATTATATTTGGATTAAAAATATGCCTGCTCAGGGCGTGTTTTTTTAATGACGGCCAAGTCTTGATTGGTCTGATTAATACCTGCGGCAATAGTCTCGCTGCAAGCCTACCCCGAGTTTTTATATCGCTTATATAAAGTACGTACCCGTTGCTGCAATGGCTGATTAGCTGCTGTATTCACCTGTAATTTTTCCTTTTTATAAACCTAATCGTTAAGTGAGATGCGAAACAGAAGTTTACTACTCATGTTGTTTTTTGCCCTGTATGCCCCCTTACAGCTCTTCGCCCAGAGCAGGGTCATTAAAGGGATTGTTACATCAGGCGACGACAACGGCGGAGTTCCCGGCGTAAACGTCGTTATTAAGGGCACAAATATTGGGGCATCAACAAACGCAGAAGGAGCTTACTCCATTAATATTCCCGAAAATCTGGTAAAAAATGGGGTTCTGGTTTATTCCTTCATCGGTATGAAAACCGCCGAAGTACCCATTGGCAATCAGAGTACCATTACGATTAAGTTACAGCACGATGAAACTTCGCTAGATGAAGTGATTGTCAGTGCGTTAGGCTTCAAAGAGAACGCCGATAAACGCGGGGCAACAGCCTCGAAAATTGAAGCGAAAGACATCGTTCGCTCCGGCGAAACGGGTGTAATCAATGGTATGTCGGGGAAGGCGGCTGGCGTTCAGATTACCAAATCGGCGGGCGATCCTGGGGCGGGTTCCTACATCCAGATTCGGGGGCAGAATACCATTACAGGTACAACACAACCGCTGGTTATTGTGGATGGTATCCCCATCAGTAACTCGACGCTGGGCGATGGTGCAGCCGGGGTTACGCAACAATCTCGTCTGAACGACATTAACCCCGAAGACATTGCGTCGATGCAAATCCTGAAAGGAGCGTCGGCAGCGGCTTTGTGGGGATCGCGGGCGGCCAATGGTGTAATCGTTATTACGACTAAAAAAGGCGCGAATAGCGATAAGGTCAATATTTCGTACAGCACCACGGTTTCGTTCGACACGCCGAATCTGCTTCACCCTTTACAGAGCAATTATGGTCAGGGGTCGGATGGTGTGTATAATCCAACGGTTGCCAATTCGTGGGGCGATAAAATTTCCAGCCGTGCTGGTGGCGATGATGTCGTTAACCTGAATGGCGCTCGCTTTGAGTCTTATAGCGGCAAGACATATTACCCAATTCTTACAAAAAATTCGAAGGAAACCTATAACGACGCCCGTAAGGATGCCGTCTTCCGGACAGGTACCTACATTGATAATAACCTGTCTGTCAGTGGTGGTAATGACAAAGGGAATTTTTACCTGAGCATTGGTGATCTGCGCCAGAAGGGTATTATCAACGGCCAAAGCGATTACAATCGGACTACCCTCCGATTCAACTCGGAGCGTCGTTTTAATGATATTATCAAGGCGTCTACCAATGCGACTTACGCCCGGACAACCTCGAACCGGATTCAGCGTAGTAACAGTGTAAACGGTCTTTACATTGGTTATCTGCGTTCTGCCCCTGATTTCGATAGCCGCGATTATATCGGTAACTACTTCTCATCGCCCACGGCTAGTGCCATTCCCAATCGGCAACGTTCGTATCGGAACTACCTAGGCGCGTTGGCCAACCCAATCTATAACGATCCGTTGTGGGCTATCAATCAGCTGACCAACTTCTCGGAAGTAGATCGCTTCATTATGAGTTCTGAGTTACTCATTACGCCGGCTAGCTGGTTCGATATTACGGCTCGTGGAGGTATCGACGCCAATACTGACCACCGGATTACGAATTATCCGGTCAACTCGGCGGTCAACAGCGGGTTGGGAAGCTACGAAGAGAACATCTACAAAGAGTCGGAGATGAACGGCGATATTATTGGTCGTGTCTTCAAGGATTTTGGGAAGAATATCACGAGCACCTTAATTGTAGGCTTCAATATTAACGACCGGAAATACCTCAATATCGGTGGTACGATGAATACATTCATCATTCCGGATGCGCCCGCTAACTTTGGTAACTCGCTGACATCCAACGATGCACCTTACCGCACAACCACGCATCGCCGGATGGCTCGTATGTATTCGACCTTGAACGTAGGTCTTTACAATCAGCTATTCCTGAATGCATCGGTAGCGGGTGAGTCGGGTTCTACCTTCGGAAGCCAAACGAAATCGACGTTCTACTATCCATCGGCCGACGTGGCCTGGCAGTTTACGCAATTGCCTGTTCTACGCGATAATCCAGTGCTGTCATTTGGTAAACTGCGTGCTTCCTATGGTACAGTAGGGGTCCAGCCAGATGCGTATAGAAACACAACGACCTACATAAATGCGTCGTTTAGCAGCTGGGCCAATACGCTTAGCGGCTCGGGGTATGGGAACGGGGCTTATGTTCGAAATGCTACCCAGGGCGACCCATTTTTGCAACCTGAACGGAAAACGGAATATGAATTGGGTACCGATCTGCGCTTCCTGAACAACCGATTAACGGCAGGTTTCACCTATTACTCCAACGAAATTACCAACCTCTTGCTGAACGTAGCGACATCGGGCTCTACGGGTTATACGTCGAAATACACCAACGCAGGTTCGATGACCAACAAGGGCTGGGAATTGGAATTGCATTATAATATTCTGAATAAGAAAGGCTTTAACTGGAATGTTTTCGGTAACCTGAGCCGGAACATCAACCGGGTAACCAACCTGGCCGGTACGGATATCATTACCTTGGGTGGTTTCAGCAGCACGGCCAGTACCGTAGCAAAAGTAGGTTATGCCATGTCGTCGCTCTACGGTGGTACCTACCTGCGCACTGAATCGGGCGCGCTCAATCTGAACGCCAATGGTTTCCCACAAGTGGCTTCTCAGTTCGGCGTTATCGGCGATCCGAACCCAGATTATCGGGGTGGTTTCGGTACGAATTTATCGTACAAAAAGCTTTCGCTGAACGTTCTGTTTGAAACCTTCCAGGGGGGTGATTTCTACAACGGTACCCGTGGGGTTCTCTATAACTTCGGTACGCATGCCGACGTGGGTAACGAAGTAACCCTGACAAAAGACCTGAAGAACTATGCGGGTAAAACCATAGCCGCTGGAAGTACCGTTCGGGGTAACATTCAGGACTTTGGCGCTGGTCCGGTATTACTCGATCAGTCGTACTATACCTCAATCGGTGGTGGTTTCAGTACGTTGGTAGAGCAGTTTATTACTGATGCCAGCTGGACCCGTATCCGCGAGATTTCGGTAGGCTACTCAATCAGCTCGCCAAAGTTCCGTCAGAAAACCAAGTTACAATCGATCGATGTAACGGTAACAGGTCGTAACCCGGTTCTGTGGACCAAAATGGTTGGTATTGACCCAGAAACCGCGCTTAACGGGGCC
Proteins encoded in this region:
- a CDS encoding SusC/RagA family TonB-linked outer membrane protein, with amino-acid sequence MRNRSLLLMLFFALYAPLQLFAQSRVIKGIVTSGDDNGGVPGVNVVIKGTNIGASTNAEGAYSINIPENLVKNGVLVYSFIGMKTAEVPIGNQSTITIKLQHDETSLDEVIVSALGFKENADKRGATASKIEAKDIVRSGETGVINGMSGKAAGVQITKSAGDPGAGSYIQIRGQNTITGTTQPLVIVDGIPISNSTLGDGAAGVTQQSRLNDINPEDIASMQILKGASAAALWGSRAANGVIVITTKKGANSDKVNISYSTTVSFDTPNLLHPLQSNYGQGSDGVYNPTVANSWGDKISSRAGGDDVVNLNGARFESYSGKTYYPILTKNSKETYNDARKDAVFRTGTYIDNNLSVSGGNDKGNFYLSIGDLRQKGIINGQSDYNRTTLRFNSERRFNDIIKASTNATYARTTSNRIQRSNSVNGLYIGYLRSAPDFDSRDYIGNYFSSPTASAIPNRQRSYRNYLGALANPIYNDPLWAINQLTNFSEVDRFIMSSELLITPASWFDITARGGIDANTDHRITNYPVNSAVNSGLGSYEENIYKESEMNGDIIGRVFKDFGKNITSTLIVGFNINDRKYLNIGGTMNTFIIPDAPANFGNSLTSNDAPYRTTTHRRMARMYSTLNVGLYNQLFLNASVAGESGSTFGSQTKSTFYYPSADVAWQFTQLPVLRDNPVLSFGKLRASYGTVGVQPDAYRNTTTYINASFSSWANTLSGSGYGNGAYVRNATQGDPFLQPERKTEYELGTDLRFLNNRLTAGFTYYSNEITNLLLNVATSGSTGYTSKYTNAGSMTNKGWELELHYNILNKKGFNWNVFGNLSRNINRVTNLAGTDIITLGGFSSTASTVAKVGYAMSSLYGGTYLRTESGALNLNANGFPQVASQFGVIGDPNPDYRGGFGTNLSYKKLSLNVLFETFQGGDFYNGTRGVLYNFGTHADVGNEVTLTKDLKNYAGKTIAAGSTVRGNIQDFGAGPVLLDQSYYTSIGGGFSTLVEQFITDASWTRIREISVGYSISSPKFRQKTKLQSIDVTVTGRNPVLWTKMVGIDPETALNGASNSRGQDYFNSPNTKSLLFSIKINY
- a CDS encoding S41 family peptidase, with the translated sequence MNYVVRVLLAIIVGISASYAQSTLTSTQAYEYLQNERGRARMAQKGADKPPIDSLKKAEQILLDALAYYHRPDVQELAKKDESLFYRKSDISFDLARIQAKLGNNETAAQTLLYPLTGKFAPAYAGYMKELAEFTTVRQNPILVPLIAKAQAAERLFNSTALKTPYKPNISEDEKVAGLSKLWSEAKYNFAYFDHIADVDWDKLYLEYLPKIRATRSTVEYMRVLQSFCAQLHDGHTDVWASDPTLQDSTSRQPPIWPVLVDGKVLVQEVRLDSLEKTGIRPMLEIVSIDGLPVTEYADRFVRPYQSGSTPQNIDVATYTYRLLRGPKDKPVSITFREPSGKTFNRLLPRTGYSNLKPSPAFNFRILPGNVAYVQLNNFENNQALNGFKAAFDSIATTNALILDIRQNGGGDSGYGWNVLGYLTDKPMKTGSYSSRLYSPLRRVRGESVVFEPVEDDGDGWPANGKNLYTKPVVVLTSGQTFSAAEDFAVVFDAMKRGTIIGEPTGGSTGQPLAFSLPGGVMARVCTKRDMYPDGTEWNGKGIQPAILVKPSAADWQAGRDTVLEAALNHLGVKKPVAAPKKKK
- a CDS encoding biopolymer transporter ExbD, coding for MTTRRTYSPVRFDFAPFVGVALLLIVFFVFTKAIRRPVIMGVTVPAGCRKYELPTYPKKIVTLFLMGDNRIGFMQYWHGDDMVELQQTDFRPEGIRKLLATVGKSAEDNDVAIVIKPTSLATFGNVANALKELKLAENLPYLFVSDLSANEQRMLSYYERIFMGDSSIRDTVFLKVPPYYLADNL
- a CDS encoding DUF1648 domain-containing protein; protein product: MKTSASPYERNANRLTIFLLITLVGVSVTGSILLTGPIPTHFNGNGQADHFGSPDTLLILPIVCLCIVGVLWAIRYTPTELMNFPGPRTPDNTVHQRQNFDQLFATIRFLVAGLFLCIAGQISWASIHHQKQVSLWPSFLFIALVGVSTVISVIRAYKLSAR
- a CDS encoding DUF4097 family beta strand repeat-containing protein, whose translation is MKRNQFFLTLLGVATFSLTALANNPKDDRDTPYQVKTFSGNINSVRAETSGGSLTIEGGTDMNAKVEMYVRGNNGNGNLDKAEIEDRLKDYDITIAQEGGTIVATAKRHNNLNNWKNSLSISFKFYTPRKVTTDLRTSGGSIHLASLSGNQKFRTSGGSLHMNDVDGDINGQTSGGSIHFDGCQAGNSGRLDLQTSGGSIEGKSSTGNMRLHTSGGSIRLADLKGDIDAQTSGGSINGESLEGDIKAGTSGGSVRIANIVGSIDASTSAGGVDVSISKLTGPVRLSTSAGSVRVKMPLDKGITLNLSGNSIKIPLNNFNGDTEKDRIRGTLNGGGIPVTLTASSGSVYVNQ